From one Perca fluviatilis chromosome 10, GENO_Pfluv_1.0, whole genome shotgun sequence genomic stretch:
- the LOC120567407 gene encoding type-2 angiotensin II receptor-like has protein sequence MMGIPNDLSLFNSTSSPYSTTEIYLNTSLASSAPPCTDWPPVPMTTVIPVIYSIICVLGTVANALAVWVLAHASALRRTVANTFMLNLCVSDLLFLLSLPLWAVYYSQGYSWPFGLVACKVCGALHNLNLYASIFFITCMSVDRYLAIVRPLRSQSARYPKRARLTCILVWVLACACSAPTLYLRDTYPLKGLGVVACVIDYPDHTWYLTLVWMKIALAFLLPMFVISCCYWAIGRHLLADTGLVRMQNPSQRTNMTSFKSLELKEGCSKPERPPTPCVCPSSSGSRPLERVLWTVAAVVVAFFVCWFPFHCVTFLDALKSDGWRDSCRMYWTIHTLTPLTLCLGFSNSAINPVLYCFVGNHFRGRLGGLCKGLCACLEARGGDHSQNRGSFSTRLSSFSRKLSDLKDLAIVEPSGPALPALQRGGFSFPPLASQPNE, from the coding sequence ATGATGGGGATCCCGAATGACCTCTCCCTTTtcaactccacctcctccccaTATTCAACGACAGAGATCTATCTGAACACCTCTCTAGCCTCCTCTGCTCCCCCCTGCACAGACTGGCCTCCTGTCCCCATGACCACAGTCATCCCGGTCATCTACAGCATCATCTGCGTGCTGGGAACCGTAGCCAACGCCCTGGCAGTGTGGGTGTTGGCGCATGCCAGTGCCTTAAGGAGAACTGTAGCTAACACTTTCATGctgaacctgtgtgtgtctgacctgcTGTTCCTGCTGTCTCTCCCGCTGTGGGCCGTCTACTACTCCCAGGGCTACAGCTGGCCCTTTGGCCTGGTTGCCTGCAAAGTCTGCGGCGCTCTCCACAACCTCAACCTCTACGCGTCTATCTTCTTCATCACATGCATGAGCGTGGACCGTTACCTGGCCATCGTGCGTCCACTCCGCTCCCAGAGTGCACGATACCCCAAACGGGCCCGGCTCACGTGCATCCTGGTGTGGGTGCTGGCGTGCGCTTGCTCGGCCCCCACTTTGTATCTGAGGGACACTTACCCCCTGAAGGGGCTGGGCGTGGTGGCCTGCGTGATTGACTACCCTGATCATACCTGGTATCTGACCCTGGTCTGGATGAAGATTGCTCTGGCCTTCCTGCTGCCGATGTTTGTCATCTCTTGTTGTTACTGGGCTATTGGTAGACATTTGTTGGCGGACACAGGGCTGGTAAGAATGCAGAATCCGTCGCAACGCACCAACATGACCTCCTTTAAATCACTGGAGCTAAAGGAAGGCTGCAGTAAACCAGAGAGACCACCGACCCCTTGTGTGTGCCCCAGCTCCAGCGGGAGCAGACCCCTGGAGCGGGTGTTGTGGACAGTAGCTGCTGTGGTCGTGGCCTTCTTCGTCTGCTGGTTCCCCTTTCACTGCGTGACTTTCTTGGACGCGCTGAAGAGCGACGGCTGGCGGGACAGCTGCAGGATGTACTGGACCATCCACACCCTCACCCCTCTGACCCTTTGCTTGGGCTTCTCCAACTCAGCCATCAACCCCGTGCTCTACTGCTTCGTCGGAAACCATTTCCGGGGCCGTCTCGGGGGGCTCTGCAAGGGCCTGTGTGCTTGTCTTGAGGCCCGTGGGGGAGATCACAGTCAGAACAGGGGCTCCTTCAGCACCAGGCTGAGCTCCTTCTCTCGAAAACTCAGTGACCTGAAGGACCTGGCGATTGTGGAGCCCTCTGGTCCTGCCTTACCAGCCCTTCAGAGGGGAGGCTTTTCCTTCCCTCCACTGGCTTCACAGCCCAACGAGTGA